The Glycine max cultivar Williams 82 chromosome 12, Glycine_max_v4.0, whole genome shotgun sequence genome window below encodes:
- the LOC100787419 gene encoding E3 ubiquitin-protein ligase PUB23 produces the protein MLYETDYTMTEIEIPQFFLCPISLQIMKDPVTTVTGITYDRESIEKWLLKAKDCTCPITKQPLPRSPEFLTPNHTLRRLIQAWCSANEANGVDQIPTPKSPLSNSNAEKLVKDLEVSSRFQKALEKLHALAMENERNRRCMASAGVAEAMVHVITKIFKQGNKTTPCVEEALRILRLLWSSANMVDSNNNNNNKIKRMVGENFDFLNSLTWALQLQTKNNVKLTNEAMPILKLVIEAKDSTPLGNLKLEFFKVVVSVMKNRELSQQAVKSALHVLIETCPLGRNRMKIVEAGAVIELIELALEKPEKNMTELVFILLANLCSCADGREQFLQHAAGIAVVSKRILRVSPTTNDRALHIFSLVSKFSASNEVVQEMLRVGAVSKLCMVLQADCASYLKEKARGVLRLHSKTWNNSPCIQVYLLTRFHR, from the coding sequence ATGCTGTATGAAACTGATTATACAATgacagaaattgaaattcctcAGTTTTTTCTTTGTCCTATTTCACTTCAGATCATGAAGGACCCTGTGACAACCGTTACGGGGATAACATACGACAGAGAAAGCATCGAGAAATGGTTGCTAAAAGCGAAAGATTGCACTTGTCCAATCACAAAGCAACCATTGCCACGAAGCCCAGAGTTCTTAACCCCAAACCACACACTTCGGAGGCTAATCCAAGCGTGGTGTTCTGCAAATGAAGCCAATGGCGTAGACCAAATTCCAACCCCGAAATCCCCTCTTAGCAATTCCAACGCTGAGAAGCTCGTCAAGGATCTCGAAGTTTCTTCTCGTTTTCAAAAGGCGTTGGAGAAATTACACGCTCTTGCAATGGAGAACGAAAGGAACAGAAGGTGCATGGCTTCTGCGGGTGTAGCAGAAGCTATGGTGCACGTGATCACAAAGATTTTCAAGCAAGGTAACAAAACGACGCCGTGCGTTGAAGAAGCTCTTAGAATTCTTCGTTTGCTTTGGAGCAGTGCCAATATGGTcgacagcaacaacaacaacaacaacaaaattaagcGCATGGTGGGTGAGAACTTTGACTTTCTCAACTCTTTGACTTGGGCTTTGCAGCTTCAAACCAAGAACAACGTCAAATTAACAAACGAAGCAATGCCAATATTGAAACTGGTAATTGAAGCCAAAGACTCAACCCCTTTAGGGAACTTGAAGCTTGAATTCTTCAAAGTTGTTGTGAGTGTGATGAAAAATAGAGAACTCTCTCAGCAAGCTGTTAAATCCGCGTTGCATGTTCTTATAGAAACGTGTCCTTTGGGGAGAAACAGAATGAAGATAGTTGAAGCAGGTGCAGTGATTGAACTCATTGAGCTTGCActtgaaaaaccagaaaagaatATGACAGAACTCGTATTTATTCTCTTGGCGAATCTTTGTTCTTGTGCTGACGGGAGAGAACAGTTTCTGCAGCATGCTGCAGGCATTGCTGTGGTTTCTAAGAGGATCCTTAGGGTTTCACCAACCACCAATGATCGAGCTCTTCATATATTTTCCTTGGTTTCCAAGTTCTCGGCGTCGAATGAGGTTGTGCAAGAGATGCTGAGGGTTGGTGCTGTGTCAAAGCTTTGCATGGTGTTGCAAGCAGATTGTGCTTCCTATTTGAAAGAAAAGGCAAGAGGTGTACTTAGGTTACACTCCAAAACATGGAACAATTCTCCCTGTATTCAAGTGTATTTGTTAACCAGATTCCATAGGTGA
- the LOC100786877 gene encoding E3 ubiquitin-protein ligase PUB23 isoform X2 yields the protein MDEIEIPAHFLCPISLQLMRDPVTVCTGITYDRENIERWLFSCKNNTCPVTKQCLLDHGLTPNHTLRRLIQSWCTLNASLGVERIPTPKSPIDKTQIVKLLTEAKRFPEKQLKCLTRLRSVAFEGQRNKTCLESAGVIEFLATTMKNNNTQEDSTVLSEAAIEVLFHLNLSEARLKTLINNEEFHFIESLFHVLRLGNYQSRVYATMLLRSAFEVADPIQLISVKTALFVEIMRVLCDQISHQASKAALKLIVELFPWGRNRIKGVEDGTVSVLIELLLGTSERRTCELILIALDQLCGCAEGRAELLNHGAGVAIVSKKILRVSHVASERGVRILASICRYSANARVLHEMLQVGAVSKLCLVLQVNCGFKTKERAKEKWELDLRV from the exons ATGGACGAAATTGAAATCCCTGCCCATTTCCTCTGCCCCATTTCCCTTCAACTCATGAGGGACCCTGTCACGGTTTGCACAGGAATCACTTATGATAGAGAAAACATAGAGAGATGGTTATTTTCATGCAAGAACAACACATGCCCCGTTACTAAGCAGTGCCTATTAGACCATGGTCTCACTCCAAACCACACTCTACGCAGGCTGATCCAATCCTGGTGCACCCTCAATGCCTCACTTGGAGTTGAACGCATTCCTACTCCAAAGTCACCAATAGACAAAACTCAGATTGTGAAACTCCTCACAGAAGCAAAAAGGTTCCCAGAGAAGCAACTCAAGTGCCTCACAAGGCTTCGATCCGTTGCCTTTGAAGGCCAAAGGAACAAAACATGTTTAGAGTCTGCTGGAGTAATAGAATTCTTGGCCACAACAATGAAGAACAACAACACACAAGAAGACTCAACTGTTCTCAGTGAAGCAGCTATTGAAGTCTTGTTCCACCTCAATCTCTCCGAGGCTCGACTTAAAACTCTGATTAACAACGAGGAATTTCATTTTATCGAGTCATTGTTTCATGTGCTGAGGCTTGGAAACTACCAATCTAGAGTCTATGCTACAATGCTGCTTAGATCAGCATTTGAGGTAGCTGATCCAATCCAATTGATCAGTGTCAAAACCGCGCTGTTTGTGGAAATCATGCGCGTGCTTTGCGATCAGATCTCGCATCAGGCTTCAAAGGCTGCATTGAAGCTCATTGTGGAGCTCTTTCCGTGGGGAAGAAACAGGATCAAAGGGGTCGAGGATGGTACAGTTTCGGTCCTCATCGAGCTACTTCTCGGCACCTCGGAAAGAAGAACATGTGAACTCATTTTGATAGCTTTGGATCAGCTTTGTGGGTGTGCAGAAGGGCGTGCAGAGTTGTTGAACCATGGGGCAGGAGTGGCCATTGTGTCCAAGAAAATTCTAAGGGTCTCTCATGTGGCTAGTGAAAGAGGGGTTAGAATTTTGGCCTCTATTTGTAGGTATTCTGCCAATGCTAGAGTGCTTCATGAAATGTTGCAGGTTGGGGCTGTGTCCAAGTTGTGTTTGGTGCTTCAAGTGAATTGCGGTTTTAAGACTAAGGAGAGAGCCAAAGAG AAATGGGAGTTAGATTTGAGGGTGTAA
- the LOC100786877 gene encoding E3 ubiquitin-protein ligase PUB23 isoform X1: MDEIEIPAHFLCPISLQLMRDPVTVCTGITYDRENIERWLFSCKNNTCPVTKQCLLDHGLTPNHTLRRLIQSWCTLNASLGVERIPTPKSPIDKTQIVKLLTEAKRFPEKQLKCLTRLRSVAFEGQRNKTCLESAGVIEFLATTMKNNNTQEDSTVLSEAAIEVLFHLNLSEARLKTLINNEEFHFIESLFHVLRLGNYQSRVYATMLLRSAFEVADPIQLISVKTALFVEIMRVLCDQISHQASKAALKLIVELFPWGRNRIKGVEDGTVSVLIELLLGTSERRTCELILIALDQLCGCAEGRAELLNHGAGVAIVSKKILRVSHVASERGVRILASICRYSANARVLHEMLQVGAVSKLCLVLQVNCGFKTKERAKEVLKLHSVVWKNSPCIPVPLLSSYP, translated from the coding sequence ATGGACGAAATTGAAATCCCTGCCCATTTCCTCTGCCCCATTTCCCTTCAACTCATGAGGGACCCTGTCACGGTTTGCACAGGAATCACTTATGATAGAGAAAACATAGAGAGATGGTTATTTTCATGCAAGAACAACACATGCCCCGTTACTAAGCAGTGCCTATTAGACCATGGTCTCACTCCAAACCACACTCTACGCAGGCTGATCCAATCCTGGTGCACCCTCAATGCCTCACTTGGAGTTGAACGCATTCCTACTCCAAAGTCACCAATAGACAAAACTCAGATTGTGAAACTCCTCACAGAAGCAAAAAGGTTCCCAGAGAAGCAACTCAAGTGCCTCACAAGGCTTCGATCCGTTGCCTTTGAAGGCCAAAGGAACAAAACATGTTTAGAGTCTGCTGGAGTAATAGAATTCTTGGCCACAACAATGAAGAACAACAACACACAAGAAGACTCAACTGTTCTCAGTGAAGCAGCTATTGAAGTCTTGTTCCACCTCAATCTCTCCGAGGCTCGACTTAAAACTCTGATTAACAACGAGGAATTTCATTTTATCGAGTCATTGTTTCATGTGCTGAGGCTTGGAAACTACCAATCTAGAGTCTATGCTACAATGCTGCTTAGATCAGCATTTGAGGTAGCTGATCCAATCCAATTGATCAGTGTCAAAACCGCGCTGTTTGTGGAAATCATGCGCGTGCTTTGCGATCAGATCTCGCATCAGGCTTCAAAGGCTGCATTGAAGCTCATTGTGGAGCTCTTTCCGTGGGGAAGAAACAGGATCAAAGGGGTCGAGGATGGTACAGTTTCGGTCCTCATCGAGCTACTTCTCGGCACCTCGGAAAGAAGAACATGTGAACTCATTTTGATAGCTTTGGATCAGCTTTGTGGGTGTGCAGAAGGGCGTGCAGAGTTGTTGAACCATGGGGCAGGAGTGGCCATTGTGTCCAAGAAAATTCTAAGGGTCTCTCATGTGGCTAGTGAAAGAGGGGTTAGAATTTTGGCCTCTATTTGTAGGTATTCTGCCAATGCTAGAGTGCTTCATGAAATGTTGCAGGTTGGGGCTGTGTCCAAGTTGTGTTTGGTGCTTCAAGTGAATTGCGGTTTTAAGACTAAGGAGAGAGCCAAAGAGGTACTCAAATTGCACTCGGTGGTTTGGAAGAATTCCCCATGTATTCCTGTACCTTTGTTATCTTCCTATCCATGA